Proteins encoded within one genomic window of Bacteroidota bacterium:
- a CDS encoding response regulator encodes MNEQHVIEILLVEDNPNDVELTIRALNKHKLVNKVHVVQDGEEALDFMFCRGKYSNRDEKRQPRVILLDLKLPKVSGLEVLEELKGNDKTRHVPVVVLTTSRAEQDMVDSYRLGVNSYIVKPVNFQKFIDSVAEIGLYWLLLNEIPN; translated from the coding sequence ATGAACGAGCAACATGTTATTGAAATCCTCCTGGTTGAAGACAATCCCAATGATGTTGAACTTACGATCAGAGCGTTAAATAAGCACAAACTGGTAAATAAGGTCCATGTTGTCCAGGATGGAGAAGAGGCCCTTGATTTTATGTTCTGCCGGGGTAAATATTCAAATCGTGATGAGAAACGCCAGCCCAGGGTAATCCTGCTTGATCTCAAGCTGCCTAAAGTAAGCGGGTTGGAAGTATTGGAAGAATTAAAAGGAAACGATAAAACCAGGCATGTTCCTGTGGTAGTACTTACCACTTCCCGTGCCGAACAGGACATGGTAGACAGTTACCGTTTGGGGGTGAACAGCTATATTGTAAAACCGGTAAACTTTCAGAAATTTATCGATTCTGTAGCTGAAATAGGATTATACTGGCTTTTGTTGAACGAAATACCCAATTAA
- a CDS encoding PAS domain S-box protein produces the protein MKLFIKYSVLIISILLGLFAGIIDALMDYFLFYPDQGFWSLLILDPPSHEIYIRSVILLIFIAFGIILQKNLLRLKTQMKSLEENRGVLEIISNNIKDVIWIGSSDWNEVYFVSKSFEDIWGIPSEQLKSNPRLWMERVIEEDQKIITDSLSVIINEKPSSFDFPLYRIRQSNGQINWMKASGKFIPGFTPGEKLVVGLVQDVSAYIESGILLQKEKEYVQMLLDVAGVILVTLDEKGRITLMNKKGLEILGYEERELIGKSWFEKCIPKDERKEVKEVFGKIINGNIGPVKYHENKVLTKNGSIRIIAWQNTILKNAAGEITGTLSSGQDISQEKEAGQKLKEYSEKLKDLVKARTKELEERNKKLQESQTALTYLLEDVNEARRELFEVNKKLEASNLELEAFSYSVSHDLKAPLRAIDGFSQILLEDYRNVISSEGMRYLNIVRENTQRMGTLIQDLLDYSRVGRTKLELEPVDFNILVNAICKEFQAIPSYSETSVKIDDLPVIIADKTLIRQVWQNLMSNAFKFSSVKPKPAIHIGYMEENNTLRFFVSDNGVGFDMKYSGKLFQVFQRLHNIGEFEGTGVGLAIVKRIVQRHGGEVSVNSIKDDGADFYFTLKKS, from the coding sequence ATGAAATTATTCATAAAATATTCAGTGTTGATCATCAGTATTCTTCTCGGATTATTTGCCGGGATTATTGATGCACTGATGGACTATTTCCTGTTTTACCCCGATCAGGGATTTTGGTCATTACTGATACTGGATCCTCCTTCTCACGAGATATATATAAGATCAGTTATTCTGTTGATTTTCATTGCCTTCGGAATTATTTTGCAGAAAAACCTTTTGAGACTGAAAACTCAAATGAAGTCGCTCGAAGAAAACCGGGGTGTTCTGGAAATCATATCCAACAACATAAAGGATGTTATCTGGATAGGCTCATCCGATTGGAACGAGGTCTATTTTGTCAGCAAATCCTTTGAGGATATCTGGGGAATCCCATCCGAACAATTAAAAAGTAATCCCAGGCTTTGGATGGAACGTGTTATTGAGGAAGACCAAAAGATCATCACCGATTCACTCTCAGTAATTATAAATGAGAAGCCATCCTCTTTTGATTTCCCTCTTTACAGGATAAGGCAATCCAATGGCCAGATCAATTGGATGAAGGCATCGGGAAAGTTTATTCCCGGGTTTACACCTGGAGAGAAGCTTGTTGTAGGATTGGTCCAGGATGTATCTGCATATATTGAATCCGGAATACTGCTTCAGAAAGAAAAAGAATATGTACAGATGCTGCTGGATGTTGCCGGAGTAATACTTGTTACCCTTGACGAAAAGGGCCGGATAACACTTATGAATAAGAAAGGACTGGAAATCCTGGGATATGAAGAACGGGAATTGATCGGAAAAAGCTGGTTTGAAAAATGTATACCTAAGGATGAAAGGAAAGAAGTAAAAGAGGTATTCGGAAAGATCATCAATGGCAACATTGGACCTGTTAAATACCACGAAAACAAAGTATTAACAAAAAACGGATCTATACGTATTATCGCATGGCAAAATACCATCCTGAAAAATGCTGCCGGAGAAATTACAGGAACGTTAAGTTCAGGGCAAGATATTTCACAGGAGAAAGAGGCCGGTCAAAAGCTTAAGGAATACTCCGAAAAGTTGAAAGATCTTGTGAAAGCAAGAACCAAAGAATTGGAAGAAAGGAACAAAAAGCTGCAGGAATCACAAACTGCACTTACTTACTTGTTGGAGGATGTAAATGAGGCCAGGCGCGAATTATTTGAAGTAAATAAGAAGCTGGAAGCATCCAACCTGGAACTGGAGGCTTTTTCCTATTCCGTTTCACACGACCTGAAAGCACCCCTCAGGGCCATTGACGGGTTTTCCCAAATCCTGCTGGAAGATTACCGGAATGTGATATCCTCAGAAGGGATGCGATACCTGAATATCGTCAGGGAAAACACTCAGCGCATGGGGACGTTGATCCAGGATTTGCTTGACTACAGCAGAGTAGGGAGAACAAAGCTGGAATTGGAACCGGTTGATTTCAATATTCTGGTGAATGCAATCTGCAAAGAATTCCAGGCTATCCCATCCTATTCAGAAACTTCAGTGAAGATTGATGATCTGCCGGTAATTATTGCGGATAAAACCCTGATTAGACAGGTATGGCAAAATTTGATGTCCAATGCATTTAAGTTTTCTTCCGTGAAGCCTAAGCCTGCAATCCATATCGGATATATGGAAGAAAACAATACCCTGCGCTTTTTTGTTTCAGATAATGGAGTTGGATTCGACATGAAGTATTCAGGAAAGCTTTTTCAGGTTTTTCAACGGCTGCATAACATCGGGGAATTTGAAGGGACCGGGGTAGGACTGGCCATTGTGAAAAGGATAGTGCAAAGACATGGGGGTGAGGTTTCGGTGAATTCCATAAAGGACGATGGAGCTGATTTTTACTTTACACTCAAAAAGTCTTAA
- a CDS encoding response regulator, with the protein MHNLRILFLEDLPTDYELNVNILKKAGLKFDHKSIDNQKDFISTLISFRPHIVISDYSLPQYDGLTAIRDMKSINPDIPLIIVTGTLDEETAAETIKKGAWDYVVKERLHRLPSAVNNALALREEIVKKREIEEALLATEGEYESLRNNVPLALYRSTVEGELVYANPAFVDMFGFENLKDALLIKIPEYYVRPEEREGLMNKLMQEGVVRNFDIEMKRQDGSLFWGSFNIKAIFDPDGNHVYQDGIIADITEFKKTREELIAAKEKAEESDRLKTAFLANMSHEIRTPMNAIVGFSDLLMDQSYSMGQREEFVKTIQSSSNTLLRIINDILDVAKIESGVLTISKKPFLLNAMLDDIYQSFRNSQKSKSLTFRLLLGHPSSDVFINNDETRIRQILNNLLVNAFKFTQKGKVDFGYEMNNGNIEFFVIDTGIGIPEDKQKVIFEMFRQVDESHTREFGGTGLGLTIAKNLVDKMGGKLWLNSKPGKGSEFRFTIPYDIVTATSERSDKQEPTAADWAKYTILIAEDVDSNFEFLETILQQTKAKIIRAVDGEDAVNQLRSGKKPDLILMDLRMPNMNGYEATELIKKMNDKIPVVIQTAYALESDMEKIHATKCDDVITKPIAPGVLMEKIRRFLK; encoded by the coding sequence ATGCACAATCTGAGAATACTTTTCCTGGAAGACCTTCCGACCGACTATGAGTTAAATGTGAATATTCTGAAAAAAGCCGGTTTAAAATTTGATCATAAGAGTATTGACAACCAGAAGGATTTCATTAGCACGCTGATCTCATTCAGGCCACATATTGTTATTTCCGATTACAGCCTGCCTCAATACGATGGATTGACGGCGATCCGCGACATGAAAAGCATCAATCCCGATATTCCGCTGATCATTGTTACAGGAACGCTGGATGAAGAAACGGCAGCCGAGACCATTAAAAAAGGTGCCTGGGACTATGTTGTCAAAGAAAGGTTGCACAGACTTCCTTCTGCGGTTAACAATGCACTGGCATTGCGTGAAGAGATAGTAAAAAAAAGAGAGATTGAAGAGGCACTTCTGGCTACCGAAGGAGAATATGAATCGCTTCGGAACAACGTACCTCTGGCATTATACCGTTCTACCGTTGAAGGAGAACTGGTTTATGCAAATCCTGCTTTTGTGGATATGTTCGGGTTTGAAAACCTGAAAGACGCACTGTTGATAAAGATCCCTGAATATTATGTAAGGCCAGAGGAACGGGAAGGGCTTATGAACAAGCTCATGCAGGAAGGGGTGGTAAGAAATTTCGATATAGAAATGAAAAGGCAGGATGGATCCCTGTTTTGGGGATCATTCAATATAAAAGCCATTTTTGATCCTGATGGAAACCATGTTTATCAGGATGGGATAATTGCCGATATCACAGAATTTAAAAAAACCAGGGAAGAATTAATTGCAGCAAAAGAAAAAGCCGAGGAATCCGACCGTCTGAAAACGGCCTTCCTGGCAAATATGTCGCATGAGATCCGTACCCCCATGAATGCAATTGTGGGATTTAGCGATCTCCTCATGGATCAATCTTATTCCATGGGACAAAGGGAGGAATTTGTAAAAACGATACAATCAAGTAGCAATACCCTCCTTCGAATAATAAACGATATTCTTGATGTAGCTAAGATAGAATCGGGTGTTTTGACCATCTCCAAAAAACCCTTCCTACTGAATGCCATGCTGGATGATATCTATCAGTCATTCAGAAATAGTCAGAAGTCAAAATCCCTTACATTCCGCTTATTACTTGGACATCCCTCATCCGATGTTTTCATTAACAACGATGAGACCCGAATACGCCAGATCCTGAACAATCTGCTCGTCAATGCTTTCAAATTCACTCAAAAAGGCAAGGTAGATTTCGGATATGAGATGAACAATGGTAATATTGAGTTTTTCGTGATCGATACGGGCATTGGCATTCCTGAGGATAAGCAAAAAGTGATCTTTGAAATGTTCCGCCAGGTTGATGAAAGCCATACCAGGGAATTTGGCGGCACAGGGCTGGGACTGACCATAGCAAAAAACCTCGTTGATAAAATGGGTGGAAAACTCTGGCTGAATTCAAAGCCCGGTAAGGGTTCGGAATTCAGATTTACCATCCCCTATGATATTGTAACTGCTACTTCTGAAAGGTCTGACAAACAGGAACCCACTGCGGCCGACTGGGCGAAATACACAATCCTGATTGCAGAGGATGTAGATTCCAATTTTGAGTTTCTTGAAACGATACTTCAACAAACAAAGGCAAAGATCATTCGTGCGGTAGATGGTGAGGATGCCGTAAATCAGCTCCGTTCGGGAAAGAAACCCGATTTGATACTTATGGATCTGCGGATGCCGAATATGAACGGATATGAAGCAACAGAACTCATAAAAAAAATGAACGATAAAATCCCGGTCGTCATTCAAACCGCTTATGCTCTGGAAAGCGACATGGAAAAGATACATGCTACAAAATGCGACGACGTGATCACAAAACCTATTGCCCCGGGTGTGTTGATGGAAAAGATCAGAAGGTTTCTGAAATAA